The Branchiostoma floridae strain S238N-H82 chromosome 12, Bfl_VNyyK, whole genome shotgun sequence genome segment tctgaagacgataactcaagaagggaacaacggatttgcatgatttttggtatgtgagtaccttagacaatgttgtacaaggtaagatactaattatgcaaaataggaaattatgcaaaataggaatacatttgcataattaatgagaacattctatcataacagtttttccaatgtatctcttgtcccggacgtgatatggtcgagACATTTGAGTGGTAGAAAGCTtgtagcgtcatgacaaagtggggcaggtttcagccccttaacctttaattgtggaactgcaggggcgtttttgtcaagacacaccaaagaggataactgcagaaaggaatgacggattgcctgcattttaggtatgcaggtagcttgcgCAAAGATGTTAATAATGATATgcatcttatgcaaatgagggtcttatttgcataattaatgagaaagttgtataattccattgtttgcaataactggacttcaataaatgtaacacttgttaattatgataggtggaatataagcagataccaaatatggtaatgaggaacttatttgcataattcatgtaaaaattgcaaaaccgctttatgattaatgatgggaattttataattgtgacatgtggacgttagtcaatgatgaacaacaccatgcataaattatgttaatgtgttaatcaattgcatgaaatttacgaaagctctaaattttcatggaggtatgaggtcgccgaactctagtttaacaTCCATTCAATGATTTATTAGTGTTTAAAAAGCTTTGAATGAGTGGTTTGTACAAACTACACCAGCATTCATAGAGATGTGTATATCAAACAACTATTAAACTATAAAAATCACTTATAGTTTACTATCCATAGGAATTCTTTACATATGAAAACTACTGCTAACTTCGGTAAATTCATGTTACGAATAATTCTTTGCTAAAAATCGTCAGTTTTCCGTAATAACTGCGTGGAGGTGAGTAGTTAAGGGTAGTACGTATATCTAGAGCACAAAGTTTACTAACATTTCCTGTCCATTTTCCCTACAGCGGAACCGCATGTAAACTCCACTGCGGATGCCAACAGCAGCAAGATAGAAATATTTGCTGATGTATCATACAATCCACGGCTAGGCAATAAAATGCTTCAATGCTTTAATCTTTATACCTGCTTTTTGTGTTCTTAGTCTTAGTCTTGTAAGAACTGCTAATTTCTCTTATATATACGAAATATCACTTCACATTGGCACAGACAGAACCATTTCAGGCCAGTTCAAACTTACGTAAATAAAACGGCAATAAAATGCTTCAATGCTTTAATCTTTATACCTGCTTTTTGTGTTGTTAGTCTTAGTCTTGTAAGAATTGCTAATTTCTCTTATATTTACGAAATATCACTTCACATTGGCACAGACAGAACCATTGGAGACCAGTTCAAACTTACGTGATTTAGAATACAAACAGTTGGaatatgcatatacatataaacacacacacaaacacacacacacacatatgtatatatatgtgtgtgtgtgtgtgtctacatatatatatatatatatatacatagagagagagagagagagagaaagagagagagatctagggagagagagagagagataacgGCATATACACAAAACAAGGGTAGGCAAATACAAACtatactagtgaccacctctagcTCTGCACAAGGACAACCTGGCCATTAGCAttgatttacagtcaaacctgtaatagtgaccacctctacacaaggaccacctggttattgatatacagtcaaacctgtacaagtgatcacctctacataaggaccacctggccattcatttacagtcaaacatgtactgGTGACCACCCCTCATATCATGAAACCATTTTCATTCGTTGGTTATACCaaaaaggaccaggcgttatgacaccatatacaccctggggcgggtcattaaccctttaaCCTCCCACCAGGTTAAAAGGTTGTTTCATCGACATCTTACTTCTACGTAACCTGTGCACATGTTTTTAAACTGATCCAATTGCCAAAATGATATCATTCAACCCATAGCATACTGCaccctagtctccaagcagatcctacagtgccataagatagtatcaaagctgaccaaggagcacagccggccaaagggagtcagacggtcGCATACACACACCTAgcccggcttcactcctctgccagcttttgatagtattttatgctaccgttggatctgcttggagattaactgtacacagtactgtaaatgcagaaatgttcgcggtggattaatgttcgcggtttttgcggtgaccacttcaccgcgaacttaaaaccaccggccgcgaacatttttctattatggtattagactgcggtctatggtgttaccgcgaacttaaatccaccgcgaaaattccctttacccactaccgcgaaattaaattcccgcgaactaaatacatttacagtaatacaagcGCCATGTGAATGCTAACAGTTGGGGTGAAGGGTTATCATCTAGGTCTAATAGGTAGAACTATTCCTGTCCCATATGACCTCAGCTTGGCGCCACTACAAGGTCGATAGGTGCGCCCCATAGCATATCGGAGAGAGTAATACTAGTACACGCGTCATGTAAATTCTAACAGTTGGGGTCAGGGGTTATCATAAGTCTACTCCGTAGAACTATTTCTGTCACATATGCCCTAAGGTTGGCGCCGCTACAAGGTCGATTTGGACTCTCACAATAGGTGCGCCCCATAGCATATTAGAGAGAGTAATACTAGTACACGCGTCATGTAAATTCTAACAGGTGGGCTCAGGGGTTATCATAAGTCTACTCCTTAGAACTATTTCTGTCACATATGCCCTAAGGTTGGCGCCTCTACAAGGTCGATTTAAACTCTCGCAATAGGTACGCCCCACAGCATATTGGAGAGAGTAATACTAGTACACGTGTCATGTAAATTCTAACAGTTGGGGTAAGGGGTTATCATAAGTCTACTCCGTAGAACTATTTCTGTCACATATGCCCTAAGGTTGTCGCCGCTACAAGGTCGATTGGGACTCTCGCAATAGGTGCGCCCCATAGCATATTGGAGAGAGTAATACTAGTACACGTGTCATGTAAATTCTAACAGTTGGGGTCATGGGTTTTCATAAGTCTACTCCGTAGAACTATTTCTGTCACATGTATATGCCCTAAGGTTGGCGCCTCTACAAGGTCGATTTGAACTCTCGCAATAGGTGCGCCCCACAGCATATTGGAGAGAGTAATACTAGTACACGCGTCATGTAAATTCTAACAGTTGGGGTCAGGGGTTATCATAAGTCTACTCCGTAGAACTATTTCTGTCACATGTATATGCCCTAAGGTTGGCGCCTCTACAAGGTCGATTTGAACTCTCGCAATAGGTGCGCCCCACAGCATATTGGAGAGAGTAATACTAGTACACGCGTCATGTAAATTCTAACAGTTGGGGTCAGGGGTTATCATAAGTCTACTCCGTAGAACTATTTCTGTCACATGTATATGCCCCAAGGTTGTCGCCGCTACAAGGCCGATAGGTATACACACAATAGGCGCGCCCTGGTGGCAAATAGTTCTCCTGACCCTCACCCTGCATCCTACTGCGTTATGATTAACGTCAATGAATTATATTTAGACATTGAAatggacaacaacaaaaaattgttGGATGGAATCCGCTACTCTTCTCACATATCTGGTGTTGTAGGGCTCCATCATTCCCCGAAAACTAAAGCACCCAAAgaacagttacaacaattttcttcaatcaatgactgtttttataaaagtacagtacatacctcccaaattttcgatgtctaccagcacatcatcgtcaggggaatgacctagtctcagttCTCGCAAGAGAACCGAAGAACATGATTTAATTGATGAAATGAGAGCAATATACAGTGGAACCAATCCTCAAATTGCTTACCTATACTTGACTACCTGAAATGAGGATGTTGCATAATATTTATGAGTTTATAGTCAGATGTTATTAACGTCAATGAATCGTATTAGGCAATGGAATCGACAGCAACAAAAAAACGTCGTTTGAAATCTACTACGGTAACCATTCTCACATATCTGGGATAGTAGGGCTCTAGGTATAATTTCCCGAAAACTTaagcattgaaaaaaatcataatttaaACATACGTTCAATCATGCTTTAACTGGTGGAATGAACGCAAAGTACAGTGGAAAAAATCCTCAAATTGCTAATTACCTATCCTTGAATGCCAGATGTTGCATGATATCTATGGGAGTATATTTAGACGCTCATATTGACATTGTCAATTTGTCGGCTGAAATCCATAGATTAGGCATCTTAGGGTCATTCCCTAAACTCAAGCACGGAGAGATTTAACTGGACAGCATGAgggctaattgtggatccaaataaagtcaagtcaagtcaaaccCTCGCCAAAAAGTGTGTCGTATCTAGACGTTCATATACAAATTGTTGAAAATCGTTCACCCTCCTACGCATCTAGTATACTGGGGCTCTGAGGAGCATTCACAAGTCTACAGGAAGCAGAGAAAAATCTTAGATGAAGAAATCAAGACCTTTATTGTCTTTTATTGTAAATTTTTGCCAAGCCGAGCTACTACAGGTCACAACACAGACAGAACATACATATAATAGTATCATAGACCTAGTCTAACACAGAGGTTCGACCTCGCTTCTTTCTTGTTAATGGTAAAAATGTAGGTTTGCATGGGTAATGATAATGCTTGAACTGAATTGAAGCAAATGAATGCAAAGAACCTCTCGCCACTATTCAAGGGTACAGCCTTGAGATCCTCACCTATCCTTGACTTTCtgtgatatttggaatgtgggCGCCGTCTGACGTCAATGGAATCTAAAAATAGCAGCGGAAACCTGTTCAATTTCTCACGCATCTCGTATATTAGGACTAAGATTTTCAACAGTTCAAGAACATCCAACAGCTTCAAGACGAAAACACAGGTAAGTCTACGAGACTATGATAGACCTGATCCTTCATTCAGCAGTTTTTTTCCAACAGTTTTTCGAGGCAGTCTCGGGGTGTCCGAAGGAATTATTCTTGTTTGACTTTTACGCTAACGACGGTCCGCATATGTCACTTTTCAGAAACCTGTATCAACTACAATGGCTCTCCTCCTTCTACTGTTTGTTGCTCTGGCAACAGCTTCTCCAGTTAAGAGGTACGTGCTAAAACTTAATCTTAATTCGTCACCTTGGCTAATCTGTTTTTGACTTTTTATTCTATCAGCATAAATCTGAATTGCCAACTGGTAATGTCGCGCTTCGACGTAACATGGTTATCAGGCTTGGGGGGCCGGCTGCTTGATACAGCAcctgttattacctccataaaatgtcatggaggttagaTTTTACCCTGCCTTTGTcatgaacaagataactcaagaacggctcaACGGATTGGTGTCATACTAGGTGCGTTGGTATGGTGTGATAAAAgttagaaatgattagattttgggccccctagcggtatcccttagtactgcagcgcaacttccggttttgctatctcttgctctgaacaagctatggtcacgacatttgagtattagatagctcttgtgctcagtaataagtgacataagtttgagccccctagcgactagttgGAATATCTAATCTTCACCGACGTCTCTTTTTACACGTTTGTTTTTTGCTCGCAGGCAGACAGTCAGCCCAATGGACACAGACGGGGACGGACTGCTCTCCTATGCTGAGGTGTCCGCCGCCATGACTCTGCATGAGGCACTTTTCGCCCTGGACGTAGATGGTAAATAAACCACAGATTATGCTCTTTCTTAGTACATAACAGGGGCAatgtatgtatagtatcaaaggAATTGAAGGTAAGTAAAGATGTAAATATCTTGTAGTAAAAAAGTTGTAAAAGTACAACTACAATGAACTCAGCTAAGTTACAGTATAGTACAGGAGCACCCCGTTACATCAGGACCAGAATTTAACCTTCGTACGTTGTCGAAAAAGTGTATCCAGATGTTTCACTTAGCTCTATCTTTAACGTCGTCGTTTTTTTGTAAGTATCTTTCATACAATGAACGATATCGATCCGGGGTCGATACTCGCCATTCCCTCGACGGTATACGTatccttaggaaaggcacttaatgcgactttcctctctccacccaagtgtaaaaatggTACTTGCCAATTGGCTTcggttggagaggtaaaagaTTGTGGAAGGAGATGGTCGGACTCCACCTCCCAAAtatcgtgccctagacacaaccGACgtccctacggcctcaaaaagacCATGGGACTagtttttgccttttttttcaacatggtCATATCACGCCCagttcaaaagatacaaaaaacgaaCATTCTGGTGCAGTACCATATGAGGGGGCCCAAAACATATTGATCCTTGTCTTTttaaacacctacccacataccaaatatcatcgtaatccattaagaggttcttgagttatgcgaAGTACAAAGTTCGGAaacgcaaacaaacacacacacggccacacacacacacggccacacacacacaaacacacacacacacatacacacacacacacacacacacacacacacacatacacacacacacacacacacacacacacacacacacacacacatacacacacacacacacacacacacacacacacacacacacacaatatctcaatttttcattGAGATAACAATGAACGCATTGGTGTGCACTTGTAGGTGACGGCCTCCTGTACGCGGATCAGTTCATCGAGATTTGGGGGAACAACACCAAGTTTGACGAGCTCGACACCCACATGGACGGCTTCCTCAGCTTCAACGAAGCCGAGAACGGAATGACTCTGCANNNNNNNNNNNNNNNNNNNNNNNNNNNNNNNNNNNNNNNNNNNNNNNNNNNNNNNNNNNNNNNNNNNNNNNNNNNNNNNNNNNNNNNNNNNNNNNNNNNNNNNNNNNNNNNNNNNNNNNNNNNNNNNNNNNNNNNNNNNNNNNNNNNNNNNNNNNNNNNNNNNNNNNNNNNNNNNNNNNNNNNNNNNNNNNNNNNNNNNNNNNNNNNNNNNNNNNNNNNNNNNNNNNNNNNNNNNNNNNNNNNNNNNNNNNNNNNNNNNNNNNNNNNNNNNNNNNNNNNNNNNNNNNNNNNNNNNNNNNNNNNNNNNNNNNNNNNNNNNNNNNNNNNNNNNNNNNNNNNNNNNNNNNNNNNNNNNNNNNNNNNNNNNNNNNNNNNNNNNNNNNNNNNNNNNNNNNNNNNNNNNNNNNNNNNNNNNNNNNNNNNNNNNNNNNNNNNNNNNNNNNNNNNNNNNNNNNNNNNNNNNNNNNNNNNNNNNNNNNNNNNNNNNNNNNNNNNNNNNNNNNNNNNNNNNNNNNNNNNNNNNNNNNNNNNNNNNNNNNNNNNNNNNNNNNNNNNNNNNNNNNNNNNNNNNNNNNNNNNNNNNNNNNNNNNNNNNNNNNNNNNNNNNNNNNNNNNNNNNNNNNNNNNNNNNNNNNNNNNNNNNNNNNNNNNNNNNNNNNNNNNNNNNNNNNNNNNNNNNNNNNNNNNNNNNNNNNNNNNNNNNNNNNACTAGGCGACGCCGTCGCCAGTATTTATTGCTTTGCTTGTCTTGTGTGATGTCTCATCTCATGATTTGTAGCACAATAGAAACAGCATACAAACGCAAATGCCCAGTCTTTGAATTAAAGAACGTCAAGTTCAACTCTCAATTCCACTGGCTTTTCTCTCGTGTGATGCAGCACTGCTGACGATTTTCAGCAGAATAAACACTTGTTTCTCCTTGACTAGCTTTCTTCACAGCTTTTTATCGTCCATCGCTGCGGAAAATTGCTAGATGTTCATGCCGCTGTTAGCTTCAAGCTGTGTAATGTAATTACGTAGCTTCCATGACTCGGGTTCCACGATAAAAAAAATGCGTACTACttcctcctttttttctctAGCCTACAAATCGCAGTTTACTATGCCGTATTGTTTCGGAAATAGGCAGTTTATTCTGTGCAGCCGAATGGAATCAGCACACAAACATGAGCGCCTATAGCTAGACTTACAATTAAAACTTAAAAATAAGTCTGTCTCTACAGGAGACGGAGCTCTGGACGCTACTGAGGCGTACCACGTGAACAATCTCTACACTATCATCAGCGGCAACAACGTCGACAGCACGATCCTGGACGCAAACGGAGATGGAGTGCTGTCCAAGGCCGAAGTGCTGAACATGGAGTACAACGAGGTGGTGCATATCCTGGACACGAACGGTAAGACCAGATGCACATTTCCATTCTTCTTGTAAGGTGAACCTTGTCGGATTTTCACAATGCCCAGAGAGATTGAgaggagagggggggggggggtcggaaagaaataagagagagagagaggagagagagagagagatgaagaTGGGAAAGatgggagagaaagagagagggagagaaagatgGGAGAGACGGAGAGAAAGatgggagagagggagagaaagatgGGAGAGAACGAGATGGGGAGAGAGGGAGCGGGAAGGCGAGGACAGAGAGAATAACACTTTTTACACGACTAAGGTCAAAGTACCAAGTCCAATATGAGCCGTCGAGCCTGTTTTACAAACGGAGCAAATAACTTTCTTAACTTTCGTCATTTTTTTTCCTCGTGCAGGCGACCATATCCTCAGCTCTGCTGAGCTCATGGTGCTTCTCGGCGACAAGACCGCCGACTGGATTGTTGGTCAGGACCACAACGGCGACGGGCAGGTTACCGTGGGGGAGTCCCACTACAACCACATGAACATGGGTGTGATCTTCGACATGCTCGATGCGGACGGTACGTTTCCTTACTTTTAAGCTTTTAGATGTGACGCACTTGATGTGTTCGCCAAGCCCGGGTACAATCCAGATAGTAGTTCACTCcaacgtttattatacactatcaacagtcgcttctctgctattccgtctggggaccttgacatctctaacgtctggaatcggccaaattttggacgagggcgctgattggtccctacacatcagcgactaaggaatgggttcaagcgctcgctcgaacaggcgttccaaaaCCCGAAACATTCAACACGCACGAGGAAGACTATGGGAgtcaaacacacaccactaccagcggactagccccctgctgttgTGGCTTGCGCAAATGCGTAGCCCAAGGGCTACAAAAAATGGAggtgggcgccacccctaagtatatgttacagatgtacgggcaattTTAACTgagaaggggctgcacgagcaatctccatggaggagctctacagagctgacctccatggaggttgctcgttcagccctccagctccaccgtgcgagctctatgcgctatgaatacaaacacttggttctcgtcaccttcatggaatttttagtacgacatggaggaggttctctagtagaggacaaacaacgttaaccggactgaactagcagctgtacgcaaaacatggtacacgggctatgaatgttttttgattcacgtcacccaaaacaaattggtcttagcgctctatacagtaacagagggctgtttgagtagcgctctacgggttatgactgtaaacacttggttcacgaaCTCCTCGACGAATCTCTTAGGGCTCCATTCGGAGATACTGTAAACTACctacacacggagccgatagctgatcgagcagctccacgggctatatgaatgttaacacttggttcacgtcacaatcgacaaatcggtgtttagggctccatacatagatactgtaaacaacaaacacacggagccgaaagctgtttgagcagctccacgggctatatgaatgtaaacacttggttcacgtcaccatcaacaaatcggtgtttagggctctatacagggatactgtaaacaacaaacacacggagccgataacagatcgagcaactccacgggctatatgaatgtaaacacttggttcacgtcacaatcaacaaatcggtgtttagggctctatacagagatattgtaaacaacaaacacacggagccgaaagctgtttgagcagctccacgggctatatgaatgtaaacacttgtttcacgtcaccatcaacaaatcggtgtttagggctccatacagagatactgtacacacggagccgatagctgtttgagcagctccacgggctatatgaatgtaaacagtTGGTTCACGTCACAATCAACAAAttggtgtttagggctccatacagagatattgtaaacaacacacacggagccgaaagctgtttgagcagctccacgggctatatgaatgtaaacacttggttcacgtcaccatcaacaaatcggtgtttagggctctatacagggatactgtaaacaacatacacacggagccgataactgatcgagcaactccacgggctatatgaatgtaaacacttggttcacgtcacaatcaacaaatcggtgtttagggctccatacagagatattgtaaacaacaaacacacggagccgaaagctgtttgagcagctccacgggctatatgaatatAAACACCttgttcacgtcaccatcaacaaatcggtgtttagggctctttacagggatattgtaaacaacaaacacacagagccgatagctgtatGAGCAGCTctacgggctatatgaatgtaaacacttggttcacgtcaccatcaacaaatcggtgtttagggctctttaCAGGGaaattgtaaacaacaaacacacagagccgatagctgtttgagcagctctaCGGGCTATATATGTAAACATCTGGTTCACGTGAATTACCCAagaaagtgaatatttttttcttcaagcggatttttggtcacagaatagtgagttgggaaaagtactagtagtcggaatttatcggttcgctcccttcacgtggtgacccaacctctgctgaGAGAATACTGATacttgtttgccattgtaaagaatgcaGAAACTTCGCACCTTTATGCTAATTCTGTTTTGGTTTACTTCAGGCTCAGCCCTGTAACAAGTTTGTAGACATCTTTGGCAAATTATCCTTCTTTGCTGGCttattccttccccagcttatgttacttttttaatgccaccggagaaatctgctcggagattaacATTTTGGTTCAatacgaaaaaaaacaacacatatggcttcataaagatatattttgacctGTTATGAGGAGATCTCTAAAGAAGGGGTGCCTGCTTTTATAAGAATATAACGGCTTTCGTAAAATGTACGAATTTATAGTTATTTTATACGATTCATTACCAAAAAACACACGGATTTGAATTCAAATGAGCTTTGCGAAATGCACACTAAATTTGCGACTAGTAGAGCTCTTATGAATTCCGTAAAAacaaggacgttctatcagaCATTGGTAAAAACAACCCATTAATTGAATGAAGCGGTTTGTTGGCTCTCGCCAGGAAAGCCcgaagttcgcacctccgtgctaatccgaaatcGCCCTTACCACAGCAGGACACTGACGCCGGAAGCAGCTGGCTTATCGTCgtataact includes the following:
- the LOC118427374 gene encoding uncharacterized protein LOC118427374 (The sequence of the model RefSeq protein was modified relative to this genomic sequence to represent the inferred CDS: added 29 bases not found in genome assembly): MALLLLLFVALATASPVKRQTVSPMDTDGDGLLSYAEVSAAMTLHEALFALDVDGDGLLYADQFIEIWGNNTKFDELDTHMDGFLSFNEAENGMTLQEFYELVDANGDGALDATEAYHVNNLYTIISGNNVDSTILDANGDGVLSKAEVLNMEYNEVVHILDTNGDHILSSAELMVLLGDKTADWIVGQDHNGDGQVTVGESHYNHMNMGVIFDMLDADGSTYLEGDETLGVYTVWDQILLLNAGNTDPITG